From one Rhodovulum sp. ES.010 genomic stretch:
- a CDS encoding carnitine 3-dehydrogenase, with product MSAVAAILGAGATGAGWAARFALMGWEVRVFDPDPAVAERVEAVLARGRRALPGLLDTGLPPEGEVIFAARISEAVRAADWIQESVPDRLDLKRTLYQKVQEHCADEAILASSTSGFTPSALQGQAARRCPILVAHPVRPVYLLPLVELVGAPDAPKATLERAGEMLRGIGMVPLQMRHESDGHIAGRLMESLWREALWLVNDGIATTAQIDAALRLGAGLVWAQMGPFETARIAAGEAGMADVLAKAAPDLAAPRSHLTDVPDLTDSLVRRIADQSDAQSGDRSAADLERQRDTNLVGLLRALKWTGGGAGAHLRTLDAARQPDLDDITRPVVTQDRAVPLDWTDYNGHMTESRYLFAFADATDRFMEMIGCDADYIAQGSSFFTAETHIRHLAEAHAGQRFRVETTVIEGAGKKMHLFHRMLSGETLLATGEHLLLHVSLDTRRTTPPGPEVARRLAEIAHAHAALPRPEGIGRAVGQKPG from the coding sequence ATGAGCGCGGTGGCGGCGATCCTCGGGGCGGGCGCGACCGGCGCGGGCTGGGCCGCGCGCTTTGCCCTGATGGGCTGGGAGGTGCGCGTCTTCGACCCCGATCCGGCGGTGGCCGAGCGCGTGGAGGCGGTGCTCGCGCGGGGGCGCCGCGCGCTGCCGGGGCTGCTCGACACGGGCCTGCCGCCCGAGGGCGAGGTGATCTTTGCCGCGCGGATATCGGAGGCGGTGCGGGCGGCGGACTGGATCCAGGAAAGCGTGCCCGACCGGCTCGACCTCAAGCGCACCCTCTACCAGAAGGTCCAGGAGCATTGCGCCGACGAGGCGATCCTCGCCTCCTCGACCTCCGGTTTCACGCCCTCCGCGCTGCAGGGGCAGGCCGCCCGGCGCTGCCCGATCCTGGTCGCGCATCCGGTCCGGCCGGTCTACCTGCTGCCGCTGGTCGAACTCGTCGGCGCACCCGATGCGCCGAAGGCCACGCTGGAGCGGGCGGGCGAGATGCTGCGCGGGATCGGCATGGTGCCCCTGCAGATGCGCCACGAGAGCGACGGCCACATCGCGGGGCGGCTGATGGAATCGCTCTGGCGCGAGGCGCTGTGGCTGGTGAACGACGGCATCGCCACCACCGCGCAGATCGACGCGGCGCTCCGGCTGGGTGCGGGCCTGGTCTGGGCACAGATGGGGCCGTTCGAGACGGCGCGGATCGCGGCCGGCGAGGCGGGCATGGCGGATGTCCTGGCCAAGGCCGCGCCCGACCTCGCGGCGCCGCGCAGCCACCTGACCGATGTGCCCGACCTGACCGACAGCCTCGTGCGCCGGATCGCCGACCAGTCGGACGCGCAGAGCGGCGACAGGTCCGCCGCCGACCTCGAGCGGCAGCGCGACACCAACCTCGTCGGCCTTCTGCGGGCCCTGAAATGGACGGGCGGCGGCGCCGGGGCGCATCTGCGCACGCTCGACGCGGCGCGGCAACCGGACCTCGACGACATCACCCGCCCCGTCGTCACGCAGGACCGGGCGGTGCCGCTCGACTGGACCGACTACAACGGCCACATGACCGAGTCGCGCTACCTATTCGCCTTTGCCGATGCGACCGACCGGTTCATGGAGATGATCGGGTGCGATGCCGACTATATCGCACAGGGCAGCAGCTTCTTCACCGCCGAGACCCATATCCGGCACCTCGCCGAGGCCCATGCCGGTCAGCGCTTCCGCGTCGAGACCACGGTGATCGAGGGCGCCGGCAAGAAGATGCACCTGTTCCACCGGATGCTGTCGGGCGAGACGCTTCTGGCCACCGGCGAGCACCTGCTGCTGCATGTCAGCCTGGACACCCGCCGAACGACGCCGCCGGGCCCCGAGGTCGCCCGCCGGCTGGCCGAGATCGCCCATGCCCATGCGGCGCTGCCGCGCCCCGAGGGCATCGGCCGCGCGGTGGGGCAAAAGCCGGGCTAG
- a CDS encoding aldo/keto reductase produces the protein MRKVALGRTGLNVSCLCLGTMTWGSQNSQEEGHAQIDMAIDQGVNFMDTAEMYPVAPVREETVGRTERIIGNWFQHSGRRHEWIVATKITGPNGGFAREGAGISPETIRAAVEASLRRLRTDYIDLYQFHWPNRGSYHFRQQWGYDPSGQDRAATLAHMQECLETLDALVTEGKIRHFGLSNETAWGTCQWLRLAEEKGLPRVQSIQNEYSLLCRLYDTDLAELGVNEDVTLLAWAPLAAGLLTGKYAGDVTPEGTRRERQPDLNGRITPQVWEAVSAYLGVANAHGLDPVQMAIAFVLQRPFPVIPIVGATSTDQLRSVLRAADLQLPDDVLAEIALAHRAHPMPF, from the coding sequence ATGAGGAAAGTCGCGCTGGGCCGGACGGGCCTGAACGTGTCCTGCCTGTGCCTCGGCACGATGACCTGGGGCAGCCAGAACTCGCAGGAAGAAGGCCATGCCCAGATCGACATGGCCATCGACCAGGGCGTGAACTTCATGGACACCGCCGAGATGTACCCCGTCGCCCCGGTTCGGGAAGAGACCGTGGGGCGCACCGAGCGGATCATCGGCAATTGGTTCCAGCACAGCGGGCGCCGGCACGAGTGGATCGTGGCGACCAAGATCACCGGCCCCAATGGCGGCTTCGCCCGCGAGGGCGCAGGCATCTCGCCCGAGACGATCCGCGCCGCGGTGGAGGCCTCGCTGCGGCGCCTGCGCACCGACTATATCGACCTCTACCAGTTCCACTGGCCGAACCGCGGCTCCTACCATTTCCGCCAGCAGTGGGGCTACGACCCGTCCGGACAGGACCGGGCGGCCACGCTCGCCCACATGCAAGAGTGCCTCGAAACGCTGGACGCGCTGGTGACCGAGGGCAAGATCCGCCATTTCGGCCTGTCGAACGAAACCGCCTGGGGCACCTGCCAATGGCTGCGGCTTGCCGAGGAAAAGGGCCTGCCGCGAGTGCAGTCGATCCAGAACGAATACTCGCTGCTCTGCCGGCTCTACGACACCGACCTTGCCGAACTCGGCGTGAACGAGGATGTCACGCTGCTGGCCTGGGCGCCGTTGGCCGCGGGGTTGCTGACGGGCAAGTATGCCGGCGACGTGACCCCCGAAGGCACGCGGCGCGAACGCCAGCCCGATCTCAACGGCCGGATCACGCCGCAGGTCTGGGAGGCCGTCTCGGCCTATCTGGGCGTGGCGAACGCGCACGGGCTCGACCCGGTGCAGATGGCGATCGCCTTCGTGCTGCAACGGCCGTTCCCGGTCATCCCGATCGTGGGGGCGACCTCCACCGACCAGCTCAGGAGCGTGCTGCGCGCCGCCGACCTGCAGCTGCCCGACGACGTGCTGGCGGAGATCGCGCTGGCCCACCGGGCGCACCCGATGCCGTTCTGA
- the hutW gene encoding heme anaerobic degradation radical SAM methyltransferase ChuW/HutW encodes MNVQRSDAGDRLCEPDAHFARLSTDPLADAFSGRAGAHAQGGGAPVGAQEVAGLWDRLAGTPRAGASVAYVHVPFCENHCLFCGFYQNPWRRELGAPYVDAVLAQLAAGAETAVQRGHPLRAVYLGGGTPTALAARDLARLVEGLRRHLPLAPDCEITLEGRIVSFGLEKARAAFDAGVNRVSLGVQTFDDGVRRRMGRKSTRAETRRFLEGLVALDRGAVVIDLIYGLPGQDRATFRADVRQAAALGLDGLDLYSLKAIPGTPLLIAQDKGKLTPAAPTELGHYYADGAEEMDRAGWAAISTTHWRRGTRERSIYNFEVKAGAQCLAFGAGAGGTLHGHGYRITPDLDAYLAGAGQGGARLIAGMMRPAPLAPVHAAIKAGMERGRLAFAPVDRALTACGRPAGFENLAAPLVAQWQRAGLLTARPAACDLTLAGRFWQVAMTARLIAWTDACLADANQKETA; translated from the coding sequence ATGAACGTTCAGAGATCAGACGCGGGGGACCGCCTGTGCGAGCCCGACGCCCATTTCGCCCGCCTTTCGACCGATCCCCTTGCCGACGCGTTTTCCGGCCGCGCGGGCGCGCATGCGCAGGGCGGCGGGGCGCCGGTCGGGGCGCAGGAGGTCGCCGGCCTGTGGGATCGGTTGGCGGGCACCCCGCGCGCCGGCGCCTCGGTCGCCTATGTGCATGTGCCCTTTTGCGAGAACCATTGCCTGTTCTGCGGCTTCTACCAGAATCCCTGGCGGCGCGAACTCGGGGCACCCTATGTCGACGCGGTGCTGGCCCAGCTTGCGGCCGGGGCGGAGACGGCGGTGCAGCGGGGCCATCCGCTCCGCGCGGTCTACCTGGGCGGCGGCACGCCCACGGCGCTGGCCGCGCGCGATCTCGCCCGCCTGGTCGAGGGGCTGCGCCGCCACCTGCCGCTGGCCCCCGATTGCGAGATCACGCTGGAGGGCCGGATCGTCAGCTTCGGCCTGGAAAAGGCGCGCGCGGCCTTCGACGCGGGCGTGAACCGCGTATCGCTGGGGGTGCAGACCTTCGATGACGGCGTGCGCCGGCGCATGGGGCGCAAGTCGACCCGGGCCGAGACGCGGCGCTTTCTCGAGGGGCTGGTGGCGCTCGATCGCGGCGCGGTGGTGATCGACCTGATCTACGGGCTGCCCGGACAGGACCGCGCGACCTTCCGCGCGGATGTGCGACAGGCCGCGGCGCTGGGGCTCGACGGGCTCGACCTCTATTCGCTGAAGGCGATCCCCGGCACGCCGCTCCTGATCGCGCAGGACAAGGGCAAGCTGACCCCGGCCGCGCCCACGGAACTGGGCCACTATTACGCCGACGGGGCCGAAGAGATGGACCGCGCCGGCTGGGCGGCGATTTCCACGACCCACTGGCGGCGCGGCACCCGCGAGCGCAGCATCTACAATTTCGAGGTCAAGGCCGGGGCGCAGTGCCTGGCCTTCGGCGCGGGCGCGGGCGGCACCCTGCACGGCCACGGCTACCGGATCACGCCCGATCTGGACGCCTATCTTGCCGGGGCGGGGCAGGGCGGCGCGCGGCTGATCGCCGGCATGATGCGCCCCGCGCCGCTGGCCCCGGTGCATGCCGCGATCAAGGCGGGCATGGAGCGCGGGCGCCTGGCGTTCGCCCCGGTCGACCGCGCGCTGACCGCCTGCGGCCGGCCCGCCGGGTTCGAAAACCTCGCCGCGCCGCTGGTGGCGCAATGGCAGCGCGCCGGGCTGCTGACGGCGCGGCCCGCGGCGTGCGACCTCACGCTGGCCGGCCGGTTCTGGCAGGTCGCGATGACCGCGCGCCTGATCGCCTGGACCGATGCCTGCCTGGCCGACGCCAATCAAAAGGAGACCGCATGA
- the hutX gene encoding heme utilization cystosolic carrier protein HutX, whose translation MMTPTPDTAAAIGAVLADHPGAALEDVAQKAGASVAAVLACLPDGEATLVPGAAFEDAMAEIARWGEITLVVNTGDVIFEAKGQLPEGQVAQGFFNLHGKPIGGHIRAGACAQMAFVARPLFGMETRSVQFLDAQGGCLFKVYLGRDETRALIPAQVAAFEALRDRLADGVAA comes from the coding sequence ATGATGACCCCGACACCCGACACCGCCGCCGCGATCGGCGCCGTTCTCGCCGATCATCCCGGCGCCGCGCTGGAGGACGTCGCCCAAAAGGCGGGGGCCAGCGTCGCCGCGGTTCTGGCCTGCCTGCCGGACGGCGAAGCCACGCTCGTGCCCGGCGCGGCCTTCGAGGACGCGATGGCCGAGATCGCCCGCTGGGGCGAGATCACGCTGGTCGTGAACACCGGCGACGTGATCTTCGAGGCGAAGGGGCAATTGCCCGAGGGGCAGGTGGCGCAGGGCTTCTTCAACCTGCACGGCAAACCGATCGGCGGGCATATCCGGGCGGGTGCCTGCGCGCAGATGGCCTTCGTGGCGCGGCCGCTGTTCGGGATGGAAACCCGCTCGGTGCAGTTCCTCGACGCGCAAGGCGGGTGCCTGTTCAAGGTCTATCTCGGCCGGGATGAGACGCGCGCCCTGATCCCCGCCCAGGTCGCCGCGTTCGAGGCGCTGCGCGACCGGCTGGCCGACGGGGTGGCGGCATGA
- a CDS encoding NAD-dependent epimerase/dehydratase family protein, with protein sequence MTGGLHGRHLFVFGAGYAGARAAALAHAAGACVSVTTRDPVRAADLAGSGVRAHLFDAGRPPAAATLRDWLGGATDLLVSIPPDSRAAPEAACPALAALQAASVDLPTLRWIGYLSSTGVYGDCGGAWIDETRAPAPATPDARARIGAEIGWRALAGRTGAALDILRIAGIYGPGRRNALAQVRAGRARAVDKPGQVFNRIHVDDIAAAIVAAMARPDGTRILNLADDLPAASADVLDHAAVLLGQPAPPRVPVDRADLPPMAAAFWAENRRLRNDRLTALPGFALRYPSYREGLAAILAEETGERELADAM encoded by the coding sequence ATGACCGGGGGGCTGCACGGGCGGCATCTCTTCGTCTTCGGGGCAGGCTATGCGGGCGCCCGCGCCGCCGCGCTCGCCCATGCTGCGGGCGCGTGCGTGTCGGTCACGACGCGCGATCCGGTCCGTGCCGCCGATCTGGCCGGGTCGGGCGTGCGGGCGCATCTCTTCGACGCCGGGCGGCCGCCCGCCGCGGCCACGCTGCGCGACTGGCTCGGCGGCGCGACCGACCTGCTGGTCTCGATCCCGCCCGACAGCCGCGCCGCGCCCGAGGCCGCCTGTCCGGCGCTGGCCGCGCTGCAGGCGGCCAGCGTCGACCTGCCGACGCTGCGCTGGATCGGCTACCTGTCCTCGACCGGGGTCTACGGCGATTGCGGCGGGGCGTGGATCGACGAGACCCGCGCGCCCGCCCCGGCCACGCCGGACGCCCGCGCCCGCATCGGGGCCGAGATCGGCTGGCGCGCGTTGGCCGGGCGGACCGGGGCGGCGCTCGACATCCTGCGTATCGCCGGGATCTACGGCCCCGGCCGGCGCAACGCGCTGGCGCAGGTCCGCGCGGGCCGGGCGCGGGCGGTCGACAAGCCCGGACAGGTCTTCAACCGCATCCATGTCGACGATATCGCCGCGGCCATCGTCGCCGCGATGGCCCGGCCCGACGGGACCCGGATTCTGAATCTGGCCGACGACCTGCCCGCGGCCAGCGCCGATGTGCTGGACCATGCCGCGGTGCTTCTGGGGCAGCCGGCGCCGCCGCGCGTGCCCGTCGACCGGGCCGACCTGCCCCCGATGGCCGCCGCCTTCTGGGCGGAAAACCGCAGGCTGCGCAATGACCGGCTGACGGCGCTGCCGGGTTTCGCGCTGCGTTATCCGAGCTATCGCGAGGGACTGGCCGCGATCCTTGCCGAGGAGACCGGAGAAAGGGAACTGGCCGATGCGATGTGA
- the hemP gene encoding hemin uptake protein HemP has translation MSRPETMREPEALPVHDARVLTVGGTTAVIVLDGMAYTLRITRAGKLILTK, from the coding sequence ATGAGCCGGCCCGAGACCATGCGCGAACCCGAGGCCCTGCCGGTCCACGACGCGCGCGTCCTGACGGTCGGGGGCACGACCGCGGTGATCGTTCTGGACGGCATGGCCTACACCCTGCGCATCACCCGCGCGGGCAAGCTGATCCTGACGAAATGA
- a CDS encoding energy transducer TonB: MAETLIFGGAALALHLVAWPADTPRGAESAGGGGADLVTMSAASAAVARAVAEWERPPAPAMDAPAAPAPPALPHSAAPSPIADTAPPRHAALPRSPTRPAALSPPPAIPKPPDRAPTARRVEAKPATPDTPRPPPRPARTPTKRNTDTPPPQAEPSPAPSRASAAQVARRAAGDGGTARGRAAPAQSATLSPARARNLMAEWGGQIRTRIARGVPRGAGSGTAVVRLTVSADGGLVAVGLAKSSGNPRIDALALQAVRRAGRFPAAPAQLGLSQQSFTLPVQSR, translated from the coding sequence ATGGCCGAAACCCTGATCTTCGGCGGCGCGGCGCTGGCGCTGCACCTCGTGGCCTGGCCGGCCGACACGCCCCGTGGGGCGGAGTCGGCCGGCGGTGGCGGGGCGGACCTGGTGACGATGTCGGCCGCCTCCGCCGCCGTGGCGCGCGCGGTCGCCGAATGGGAGCGCCCCCCTGCCCCCGCGATGGACGCGCCCGCCGCCCCGGCGCCCCCCGCCCTGCCCCACAGCGCCGCGCCATCGCCCATCGCCGACACGGCCCCGCCCCGGCACGCGGCGTTGCCCCGGTCCCCGACGCGGCCTGCGGCGCTTTCCCCCCCGCCGGCCATACCGAAACCGCCGGACCGGGCGCCGACTGCGCGCCGAGTGGAGGCGAAACCGGCCACACCGGACACGCCCCGGCCGCCGCCGCGCCCGGCACGAACGCCGACGAAGCGGAACACGGACACGCCGCCCCCGCAGGCGGAGCCGTCCCCGGCCCCCTCCCGGGCCTCGGCGGCGCAGGTCGCCCGCCGGGCCGCTGGCGACGGCGGGACCGCCCGCGGCCGGGCGGCCCCGGCGCAAAGCGCGACATTGTCGCCGGCCAGGGCGCGCAACCTGATGGCGGAATGGGGCGGGCAGATCCGGACCCGGATCGCGCGGGGTGTGCCGCGGGGTGCGGGGTCGGGAACGGCGGTCGTGCGGCTGACGGTGTCGGCCGATGGCGGCCTGGTGGCCGTGGGGCTTGCGAAATCGTCGGGCAACCCGCGGATCGACGCGCTTGCGCTTCAGGCCGTGCGCCGCGCGGGCCGGTTTCCCGCCGCCCCCGCGCAACTCGGCCTCAGCCAGCAGAGCTTCACGCTGCCGGTGCAGTCGCGCTGA
- a CDS encoding biopolymer transporter ExbD: MVPMINVVFLLLVFFLISAQLTPPEPFEIALPEATTAERAAEGRDVLYVGADGGLAYRAARGADAVALVAAEARDGPLLVRADRAVPGAEIARLLARLAAAGIARVDLVATGG; the protein is encoded by the coding sequence GTGGTCCCCATGATCAACGTGGTGTTCCTGCTGCTGGTGTTCTTCCTGATCAGCGCCCAGCTGACCCCGCCCGAGCCGTTCGAGATCGCCCTGCCCGAGGCAACGACGGCCGAGCGCGCGGCGGAGGGGCGCGACGTGCTCTATGTCGGGGCCGACGGCGGCCTGGCCTATCGCGCGGCGCGGGGCGCGGACGCGGTCGCCCTTGTGGCGGCGGAAGCGCGCGACGGGCCGCTTCTGGTCCGGGCCGACCGGGCGGTGCCGGGGGCCGAGATCGCGCGGCTCCTGGCACGGCTGGCCGCGGCGGGCATCGCGCGGGTCGACCTGGTCGCGACGGGGGGCTGA
- a CDS encoding biopolymer transporter ExbD produces the protein MSLGLAPALPRRRPSLTPMIDVVFLLLVFFMLAARFGQDTAIPLAAGGGAGEPWSGPPRLVDIGPEAVALNGVETPLAELADAVRPLTGAPDDPVVLRARDGAALQRVIAVSDALAAAGFQRLVLVE, from the coding sequence ATGAGCCTCGGCCTCGCCCCCGCCCTGCCCCGGCGCCGGCCCAGCCTGACGCCGATGATCGACGTGGTGTTCCTGCTCCTGGTGTTCTTCATGCTGGCCGCGCGCTTCGGCCAGGACACGGCGATCCCGCTGGCGGCGGGCGGCGGCGCGGGCGAGCCATGGTCCGGCCCGCCCAGGCTGGTCGACATCGGCCCGGAGGCGGTGGCCCTGAACGGGGTGGAGACACCGCTGGCGGAACTTGCGGACGCGGTGCGGCCGCTGACCGGGGCGCCCGACGACCCGGTGGTGCTGCGCGCGCGCGACGGGGCGGCGTTGCAACGGGTGATCGCGGTGTCGGACGCCCTGGCCGCGGCGGGGTTCCAGCGCCTTGTTCTGGTGGAGTGA
- a CDS encoding MotA/TolQ/ExbB proton channel family protein, producing the protein MDFATRTDEIAAFLDKGGPAIWAIAALSVATLALILWKCWRLAVAGAWSRRRPARAVELWLAGDVPGARSTLEGAGGLRARAVAAAIEARLDPELDGATAREEVARVATGDLARARSGLRALELIATIAPLLGLLGTVLGMIAAFQTLQATGARADPAALAGGIWEALLTTAAGMAVAIPASVALSWFESVTEGVRLDIEDAATRILTRGGPSRAAFRAAAE; encoded by the coding sequence ATGGATTTCGCAACCCGAACCGACGAGATCGCCGCCTTTCTGGACAAGGGCGGCCCGGCCATCTGGGCCATCGCCGCGCTGTCGGTCGCCACGCTGGCGCTGATCCTGTGGAAATGCTGGCGGCTGGCCGTCGCGGGCGCCTGGTCGCGGCGCCGGCCGGCCCGCGCGGTGGAGTTGTGGCTGGCGGGGGACGTGCCAGGGGCGCGCAGCACGCTGGAAGGCGCAGGCGGGCTGCGCGCGCGCGCCGTGGCCGCCGCGATCGAGGCCCGGCTCGATCCCGAACTTGACGGCGCGACCGCCCGCGAAGAGGTGGCGCGGGTCGCGACCGGCGACCTGGCGCGGGCGCGCTCGGGCCTGCGGGCGCTGGAACTGATCGCGACCATCGCGCCGCTGCTGGGCCTTCTGGGTACCGTCCTGGGCATGATCGCCGCGTTCCAGACGCTCCAGGCGACCGGGGCGCGCGCTGATCCGGCGGCGCTGGCGGGCGGCATATGGGAGGCGCTTCTGACCACCGCCGCCGGCATGGCCGTGGCGATCCCGGCCTCGGTGGCGCTGTCCTGGTTCGAAAGCGTGACCGAGGGCGTGCGGCTGGACATCGAGGATGCCGCGACGCGCATCCTGACCCGCGGCGGGCCGTCCCGCGCGGCGTTCCGGGCAGCCGCGGAATGA
- a CDS encoding heme ABC transporter ATP-binding protein yields MLDATHIHVRLGRRAILHGVDFRARPGELTAIVGPNGSGKTTLLRALTGDLSRGGRVRLNGQDLATLRPWVLAGLRAVLPQATPLAFPFTAAEVVRLGLMGGTEAAETDLVPKALARVGLAGFEGRYYQELSGGEQQRVQLARALAQVWHPTPHGQPRWLFLDEPVSSLDIGHQLQVMQVARDYADQGGGVVAVMHDLNLTAMFADRVTLLAEGRVLGRGAPAEVLCDDLLSRAYRCPIRVNTPPAGGTFLLPHAAGRIAAE; encoded by the coding sequence ATGCTCGACGCCACCCATATCCACGTCCGCCTCGGCCGGCGCGCAATCCTTCACGGGGTCGATTTCCGCGCCCGGCCGGGCGAACTCACCGCCATCGTCGGCCCGAACGGATCGGGCAAGACGACGCTTCTGCGGGCGCTCACGGGCGATCTCTCCCGGGGGGGGCGGGTCCGGCTGAACGGCCAGGACCTCGCCACCCTTCGCCCCTGGGTGCTCGCGGGCCTTCGGGCGGTGCTGCCGCAGGCGACCCCGCTGGCCTTTCCGTTCACCGCCGCCGAGGTCGTGCGGCTGGGCCTGATGGGCGGGACCGAGGCGGCCGAGACCGACCTCGTGCCCAAGGCGCTGGCCCGCGTCGGGCTGGCGGGCTTCGAGGGACGCTACTACCAGGAGCTTTCCGGCGGCGAGCAGCAGCGCGTGCAACTGGCGCGCGCATTGGCGCAGGTATGGCACCCGACGCCCCACGGGCAACCGCGCTGGCTGTTTCTCGACGAACCGGTGTCCAGCCTCGACATCGGCCACCAGCTGCAGGTGATGCAGGTCGCCCGCGACTATGCCGACCAGGGCGGCGGAGTGGTCGCGGTGATGCACGACCTGAACCTCACCGCGATGTTCGCCGACCGCGTCACGCTTCTGGCCGAGGGGCGCGTGCTGGGCCGGGGCGCACCGGCCGAGGTGCTGTGCGACGACCTGCTGAGCCGCGCCTACCGCTGCCCGATCCGGGTCAACACCCCACCCGCGGGCGGCACCTTCCTCTTGCCCCACGCGGCGGGGCGCATCGCCGCGGAATGA
- a CDS encoding iron ABC transporter permease, translated as MVALDPEIAAPDWDRRPRARRTTLALAVALAAIALLGLTVGAAGTSPWAVLADLLAGREVALADRIVLLDIRLPRLAMGALVGASLAVSGAVMQGLFRNPLADPGLVGVSAGAGLGAIAAIVLGGLLPAGLAAALGYYAVPVAAFFGGWASTLVLYGIATRRGRTSVATMLLGGIALGALAGALSGILVYMADDAQLRDLTFWGLGSLAGATWAKLAAAAPLMVLALACAPMLARGLNGLALGETAAFHIGIPVQRLKTVAILTVAGATGAAVAVSGGIGFVGIVVPHLLRLATGPDHRSLLVNAGLLGAALLILADIVARVVIAPAELPIGIVTAVLGGPFFLWILLRKRGVLDL; from the coding sequence ATGGTCGCGCTCGATCCCGAGATCGCCGCGCCAGACTGGGACCGCCGGCCGCGCGCCCGCCGCACCACGCTGGCGCTGGCCGTCGCGCTGGCCGCGATCGCGCTGCTCGGCCTGACCGTGGGCGCGGCGGGCACCTCGCCCTGGGCGGTTCTGGCCGACCTTCTGGCGGGCCGCGAGGTGGCGCTGGCCGACCGGATCGTTCTTCTGGACATCCGCCTGCCGCGGCTGGCGATGGGGGCGTTGGTGGGCGCCTCGCTGGCGGTTTCCGGGGCGGTGATGCAGGGGCTGTTCCGCAACCCGCTGGCCGATCCGGGGCTGGTGGGCGTCAGCGCGGGGGCCGGGCTGGGCGCGATCGCCGCGATCGTGCTGGGCGGGCTGCTGCCGGCGGGGCTCGCCGCAGCGCTGGGCTATTACGCCGTGCCGGTGGCGGCCTTCTTCGGCGGCTGGGCCTCGACCCTGGTGCTCTACGGGATCGCCACGCGGCGCGGGCGCACCTCGGTCGCCACGATGCTTCTGGGCGGGATCGCGCTCGGGGCGCTGGCGGGGGCCTTGTCCGGGATCCTCGTCTACATGGCCGACGACGCGCAACTGCGCGACCTGACCTTCTGGGGGCTCGGCTCGCTGGCGGGCGCGACCTGGGCGAAACTCGCCGCCGCCGCGCCGCTGATGGTGCTGGCGCTGGCCTGTGCGCCGATGCTGGCGCGGGGGCTGAACGGGCTGGCGCTCGGCGAAACCGCGGCGTTTCATATCGGCATCCCCGTCCAGCGCCTGAAGACCGTCGCGATCCTGACCGTGGCGGGCGCCACCGGGGCCGCGGTGGCGGTCTCGGGCGGGATCGGCTTCGTCGGCATCGTGGTGCCCCACCTGTTGCGGCTGGCCACCGGGCCCGACCACCGGTCGCTCCTGGTCAACGCCGGCCTTCTGGGCGCGGCGCTGCTGATCCTTGCCGATATCGTCGCGCGCGTCGTGATCGCGCCCGCCGAACTGCCCATCGGCATCGTCACCGCCGTCCTGGGCGGGCCGTTCTTCCTGTGGATCCTGCTGCGCAAGCGCGGCGTGCTGGACCTCTGA
- a CDS encoding hemin ABC transporter substrate-binding protein produces the protein MIRPLVAALALATALPAHAAERVVSVGGSITEIVVALGEADRLVARDTTSTWPGSVRDLPDVGYVRRLSPEGVLSVDPDLILAEEGAGPPETVDLLQDAAIPFVEIPDGYDRAAVLAKIAAVAEALEVPGKGAALAEEVGAALDAAAAEAAGGPGRRVMFVMSVQGGRILAAGRDTAADGIIRLAGGENAVTAFEGYKPLTDEAVTQAAPEVILMMAREGADDTADQVLAHPAIRTTPAAKAEAVVRMDGLYLLGFGPRTAQAVRDLSDALARAGS, from the coding sequence ATGATCCGGCCCCTCGTTGCCGCACTCGCCCTGGCGACCGCCCTGCCGGCCCATGCGGCCGAGCGGGTGGTCTCGGTCGGCGGGTCGATCACCGAAATCGTCGTCGCGTTGGGCGAGGCGGACCGCCTGGTGGCCCGCGACACCACCTCGACCTGGCCCGGCTCCGTGCGCGACCTGCCCGACGTCGGCTATGTGCGCCGGCTCTCTCCCGAGGGCGTGCTGTCGGTGGACCCCGACCTGATCCTCGCCGAAGAGGGCGCGGGCCCGCCCGAGACGGTCGACCTGTTGCAGGACGCCGCGATCCCCTTCGTCGAGATCCCCGACGGCTACGACCGCGCCGCGGTGCTGGCCAAGATCGCCGCCGTGGCCGAGGCGCTGGAGGTGCCCGGCAAGGGCGCGGCCCTGGCCGAAGAGGTCGGCGCGGCACTGGATGCGGCCGCCGCCGAGGCCGCCGGGGGACCCGGACGCCGGGTGATGTTCGTCATGTCGGTGCAGGGCGGGCGTATCCTGGCCGCCGGGCGGGACACCGCCGCGGACGGAATCATCCGGCTTGCGGGCGGCGAGAACGCCGTGACCGCCTTCGAGGGCTACAAGCCGCTGACCGACGAGGCCGTGACGCAAGCCGCGCCCGAGGTGATCCTGATGATGGCGCGCGAGGGCGCGGACGACACCGCCGACCAGGTTCTGGCCCACCCCGCGATCCGCACCACGCCCGCGGCGAAGGCGGAGGCCGTCGTCCGGATGGACGGGCTGTATCTGCTGGGCTTCGGCCCGCGGACGGCCCAGGCGGTGCGCGACCTGTCGGACGCGCTGGCGCGGGCGGGGAGCTGA